A genomic region of Pseudomonas sp. RSB 5.4 contains the following coding sequences:
- the rplR gene encoding 50S ribosomal protein L18: protein MTDKKVTRLRRARKARLKMHELEVVRLCVFRSSQHIYAQVISADGNKVLASASTLDKELRDGATGNIDAATKVGQLVATRAKAAGVSQVAFDRSGFKYHGRVKALADAAREAGLEF, encoded by the coding sequence ATGACCGACAAAAAAGTTACTCGACTGCGTCGCGCTCGCAAAGCACGCCTGAAAATGCACGAACTCGAAGTCGTGCGTCTCTGCGTGTTCCGCTCTTCGCAGCACATCTACGCCCAGGTCATTTCGGCCGACGGCAACAAAGTCCTGGCAAGCGCCTCGACTTTGGATAAAGAACTGCGTGATGGCGCCACTGGCAACATCGACGCGGCCACTAAGGTTGGCCAGCTGGTCGCTACGCGTGCTAAGGCCGCTGGCGTCTCGCAGGTGGCTTTCGACCGCTCTGGCTTCAAGTACCACGGCCGCGTTAAAGCGCTGGCTGATGCTGCTCGTGAAGCTGGGCTGGAGTTCTAA
- the rplF gene encoding 50S ribosomal protein L6: MSRVAKNPVKLPAGVEVKFAGQQLSVKGAKGTLELNIHSSVEIVEEAGELRFAARNGDQQTRAMAGTTRALVNNMVQGVSQGFERKLQLVGVGYKAQAKGQVLNLALGFSHPVDYELPEGITAETPSQTDILIKGIDKQLVGQVAAEIRDFRPPEPYKGKGVRYADEVVRRKEAKKK; the protein is encoded by the coding sequence ATGTCTCGCGTCGCTAAGAACCCCGTTAAGCTGCCAGCCGGTGTCGAAGTAAAATTCGCAGGCCAACAGCTTTCGGTGAAGGGTGCCAAGGGTACTCTTGAACTGAACATCCATTCGTCCGTTGAGATCGTTGAAGAAGCTGGTGAGCTGCGTTTCGCTGCTCGCAATGGCGATCAACAGACTCGCGCAATGGCCGGTACCACGCGTGCGTTGGTAAACAACATGGTCCAAGGCGTAAGCCAAGGCTTCGAGCGCAAGCTCCAGCTGGTCGGTGTTGGTTACAAGGCGCAAGCAAAAGGTCAGGTGCTGAACCTGGCTCTTGGCTTCTCGCACCCAGTGGATTACGAACTGCCGGAAGGCATCACCGCTGAGACTCCTAGCCAGACCGATATCCTGATCAAGGGCATCGACAAGCAGCTGGTAGGTCAAGTGGCCGCCGAGATCCGCGACTTCCGTCCACCAGAGCCGTACAAAGGCAAAGGTGTGCGCTACGCGGACGAAGTCGTCCGTCGTAAAGAAGCCAAGAAGAAGTAG
- the rpsH gene encoding 30S ribosomal protein S8 yields MSMQDPLADMLTRIRNAQMAEKSVVSMPSSTLKVAVAKVLKDEGYIAGYQISSETKPLLSIELKYFEGRPVIEEVKRVSRPGLRQYKSVEDLPKVRGGLGVSIVSTNKGVMTDRAARAAGVGGEVLCTVF; encoded by the coding sequence ATGAGTATGCAGGACCCGTTAGCGGACATGCTAACTCGAATCCGTAATGCCCAGATGGCTGAAAAGTCCGTCGTAAGCATGCCTTCTTCCACGTTGAAGGTGGCTGTAGCTAAAGTCCTGAAGGACGAAGGTTACATCGCGGGTTATCAGATCAGCAGCGAAACCAAACCACTGCTGTCTATCGAGCTGAAATATTTCGAAGGCCGTCCGGTTATCGAAGAAGTCAAGCGCGTTAGCCGTCCAGGCCTGCGTCAGTACAAGTCCGTCGAAGATCTGCCTAAAGTACGTGGCGGTCTCGGTGTGTCTATCGTCTCCACCAACAAGGGTGTGATGACTGATCGTGCTGCGCGCGCTGCCGGTGTCGGCGGCGAAGTTCTTTGCACTGTGTTCTAA
- the rpsN gene encoding 30S ribosomal protein S14, translating to MAKKSMKNRELKRQLTVAKYATKRAALKAIIVDLNASPEARWEATVALQKQPRDASASRMRNRCRLTGRPHGVYRKFGLGRNKLREAAMRGDVPGLVKASW from the coding sequence ATGGCCAAGAAGAGCATGAAAAACCGTGAGCTGAAGCGTCAGCTCACTGTTGCCAAGTACGCCACCAAGCGTGCAGCGCTGAAAGCTATCATCGTCGATCTGAACGCAAGTCCAGAAGCGCGTTGGGAAGCTACCGTAGCTCTGCAGAAGCAACCACGTGACGCAAGCGCTTCGCGCATGCGTAACCGTTGCCGCCTGACTGGTCGTCCGCACGGCGTTTACCGCAAGTTCGGCCTGGGCCGTAACAAACTGCGTGAAGCGGCAATGCGTGGTGACGTTCCAGGTCTGGTTAAAGCCAGCTGGTAA
- the rplE gene encoding 50S ribosomal protein L5 produces MARLKEIYRKEIAPKLKEELKLSNVMEVPRVTKITLNMGLGEAIGDKKVIEHAVADLEKITGQKVVVTYARKSIAGFKVREGWPIGVKVTLRRERMYEFLDRLLSISLPRVRDFRGLNAKSFDGRGNYSMGVKEQIIFPEIDYDKIDALRGLDITLTTTAKNDDEGRALLRAFKFPFRN; encoded by the coding sequence ATGGCACGACTAAAAGAGATTTACCGGAAGGAAATCGCTCCGAAACTTAAGGAAGAACTTAAGCTTTCGAACGTGATGGAAGTTCCGCGCGTTACCAAAATCACCCTGAACATGGGTCTGGGCGAAGCGATCGGCGACAAAAAAGTCATCGAGCACGCTGTTGCTGACCTGGAAAAGATCACCGGCCAAAAAGTCGTTGTGACCTACGCTCGTAAATCCATCGCTGGCTTTAAAGTCCGTGAAGGATGGCCGATCGGCGTCAAAGTGACTCTGCGCCGTGAGCGTATGTACGAGTTCCTGGATCGTCTGCTGTCGATCTCCCTGCCTCGGGTTCGCGACTTCCGCGGCCTGAATGCCAAGTCCTTCGATGGTCGTGGCAACTACAGCATGGGCGTGAAAGAGCAGATCATTTTCCCGGAAATCGACTACGACAAGATCGATGCTCTCCGCGGTCTGGACATTACCCTGACCACCACTGCCAAGAACGATGATGAAGGCCGCGCTCTGCTGCGTGCTTTCAAATTCCCGTTCCGCAACTGA
- the rplX gene encoding 50S ribosomal protein L24 produces MQKIRRDDEIIVIAGKDKGKRGKVLKVLADNRLVVGGLNLVKRHTKPNPMSGVQGGIVEKEAPLHASNVAIFNGETNKADRVGFKVEDGKKIRVFKSTQKAVDA; encoded by the coding sequence ATGCAAAAGATTCGTCGTGACGACGAGATCATCGTGATCGCCGGCAAAGACAAAGGTAAGCGCGGTAAGGTGCTGAAGGTTCTTGCTGACAACCGTCTGGTTGTTGGTGGTCTGAACCTGGTCAAGCGTCATACCAAGCCTAACCCGATGTCGGGCGTACAGGGCGGTATCGTCGAGAAAGAAGCGCCACTGCACGCTTCCAACGTCGCCATCTTCAACGGCGAAACCAACAAGGCTGACCGCGTTGGTTTCAAAGTAGAAGACGGTAAGAAAATTCGTGTCTTCAAGTCGACCCAAAAAGCGGTTGATGCTTGA
- the rplN gene encoding 50S ribosomal protein L14, producing the protein MIQTQSMLDVADNSGARRVMCIKVLGGSHRRYAGIGDIIKVTVKEAIPRGKVKKGQVMTAVVVRTRHGVRRADGSIIRFDGNAAVLLNNKQEPIGTRIFGPVTRELRTEKFMKIVSLAPEVL; encoded by the coding sequence ATGATTCAGACTCAATCCATGCTCGATGTGGCCGATAACAGCGGCGCTCGCCGTGTTATGTGCATCAAGGTGCTGGGTGGCTCCCATCGTCGTTACGCTGGTATCGGTGACATCATCAAGGTTACCGTGAAGGAAGCAATTCCTCGCGGTAAAGTGAAAAAAGGCCAAGTGATGACTGCTGTTGTAGTCCGCACTCGTCACGGCGTACGTCGTGCTGATGGCTCCATTATCCGCTTTGATGGCAACGCTGCTGTTCTTCTGAACAACAAGCAAGAGCCGATCGGCACCCGTATCTTTGGGCCAGTGACCCGTGAACTTCGTACTGAGAAGTTCATGAAGATCGTCTCGCTCGCCCCAGAAGTGCTGTAA
- the rpsQ gene encoding 30S ribosomal protein S17 — translation MAEAEKTVRTLTGRVVSDKMDKTITVLIERRVKHPIYGKYVKRSTKLHAHDETNQCHIGDKVTIRETRPMAKTKSWALVDVLERAVEV, via the coding sequence ATGGCTGAAGCCGAAAAAACTGTCCGTACGCTGACTGGCCGTGTTGTCAGCGACAAGATGGACAAAACCATCACCGTTCTGATCGAGCGTCGCGTTAAGCACCCGATCTACGGTAAATACGTTAAGCGTTCGACTAAGCTGCACGCGCACGACGAAACCAATCAGTGCCACATCGGCGACAAAGTCACTATTCGTGAAACTCGTCCGATGGCCAAGACCAAGTCTTGGGCGCTGGTTGATGTTCTCGAACGCGCTGTGGAAGTCTAA
- the rpmC gene encoding 50S ribosomal protein L29, which produces MKANELREKSAQQLNEQLLGLLRDQFNLRMQKATGQLGQSHLLSQVKRDIARVKTVLNQQAGK; this is translated from the coding sequence ATGAAAGCGAATGAACTTCGTGAAAAATCCGCACAGCAGCTGAACGAGCAACTGCTCGGCTTGCTGCGCGACCAGTTCAATCTGCGTATGCAGAAAGCAACTGGCCAGTTGGGGCAGTCTCATCTGCTCTCGCAAGTTAAGCGTGACATCGCTCGCGTGAAGACTGTGCTCAACCAGCAGGCAGGTAAGTGA
- the rplP gene encoding 50S ribosomal protein L16, with the protein MLQPKRTKFRKQMTGHNRGLALRGSKVSFGEFALKSVARGRLTARQIESARRALTRHVKRGGKIWIRVFPDKPISKKPLEVRMGKGKGNVEYWVAQIQPGKVLYEIEGVSEELAREAFALAAAKLPLATSFVKRTVM; encoded by the coding sequence ATGTTGCAACCAAAGCGTACGAAGTTCCGCAAGCAGATGACCGGCCACAACCGTGGTCTGGCACTGCGCGGTAGCAAAGTCAGCTTCGGCGAGTTCGCGCTGAAGTCTGTTGCTCGTGGTCGTCTCACCGCTCGTCAGATCGAGTCAGCACGTCGTGCTCTGACCCGTCACGTAAAACGTGGCGGCAAGATCTGGATCCGTGTATTCCCGGACAAGCCGATCTCCAAAAAACCTCTCGAGGTTCGTATGGGTAAAGGTAAGGGTAACGTGGAGTACTGGGTTGCCCAGATTCAGCCAGGCAAAGTCCTGTATGAAATCGAGGGTGTTTCTGAAGAGCTGGCGCGTGAGGCTTTCGCCCTGGCTGCTGCAAAGCTGCCGCTCGCCACCTCCTTTGTTAAACGGACGGTGATGTGA
- the rpsC gene encoding 30S ribosomal protein S3 has product MGQKVHPIGIRLGIVKEHTSVWYADGRTYADYLFADLKVREYLQDKLKSASVSRIDIHRPAQTARITIHTARPGIVIGKKGEDVEKLRQDLTKQMGVPVHINIEEIRKPELDGMLVAQSVAQQLERRVMFRRAMKRAVQNAMRIGAKGIKIQVSGRLGGAEIARTEWYREGRVPLHTLRADIDYANYEAHTTYGVIGVKVWIFKGEVIGGRQEELKPQAPAPRKKAAK; this is encoded by the coding sequence ATGGGTCAGAAAGTACATCCCATTGGCATTCGCCTGGGAATCGTCAAGGAGCACACCTCCGTCTGGTACGCAGACGGTCGGACTTATGCGGACTACTTGTTCGCTGATCTGAAGGTGCGTGAGTATCTCCAAGACAAACTAAAAAGCGCGTCCGTAAGCCGTATCGATATCCATCGTCCGGCCCAAACTGCACGTATCACCATCCACACCGCTCGTCCAGGTATCGTTATCGGGAAGAAAGGTGAAGATGTTGAGAAACTGCGTCAGGACCTGACCAAGCAAATGGGTGTGCCTGTGCACATCAATATCGAAGAGATCCGCAAGCCGGAACTCGACGGTATGCTGGTTGCGCAGAGCGTAGCTCAGCAGCTGGAGCGTCGCGTAATGTTCCGTCGCGCTATGAAGCGCGCAGTACAGAACGCCATGCGCATTGGTGCCAAAGGCATCAAAATCCAAGTGAGCGGTCGTCTCGGCGGTGCTGAAATCGCACGTACTGAATGGTATCGCGAAGGTCGTGTGCCACTGCACACCCTGCGTGCCGACATCGACTATGCCAACTACGAAGCTCACACCACTTACGGTGTGATCGGTGTAAAGGTTTGGATCTTCAAAGGCGAAGTAATTGGTGGTCGCCAAGAAGAGCTGAAGCCACAAGCACCAGCGCCTCGTAAAAAAGCTGCTAAGTAA
- the rplV gene encoding 50S ribosomal protein L22, with protein sequence MEVAAKLSGARISAQKARLVADQIRGKKVGEALNLLAFSSKKAAEIMKKVLESAVANAEHNEGADVDDLKVSTVFVNEGRSLKRIMPRAKGRADRIVKRSCHITVKVADK encoded by the coding sequence ATGGAAGTAGCCGCTAAGTTGTCGGGCGCTCGAATCTCCGCCCAGAAAGCCCGCTTGGTCGCCGACCAGATCCGCGGGAAGAAGGTGGGCGAAGCGCTCAACCTGTTGGCTTTCAGCAGTAAGAAAGCCGCCGAGATCATGAAAAAAGTGCTGGAGTCGGCCGTAGCCAACGCCGAGCATAACGAAGGCGCAGACGTTGATGACCTGAAGGTCAGCACCGTTTTCGTCAACGAAGGGCGTTCGCTGAAGCGCATCATGCCACGTGCCAAAGGCCGTGCTGATCGCATCGTCAAGCGGTCTTGCCATATCACTGTCAAGGTTGCTGACAAGTAA
- the rpsS gene encoding 30S ribosomal protein S19 has protein sequence MPRSLKKGPFIDLHLLKKIEVAAEKNDRKPIKTWSRRSMILPQMVGLTIAVHNGRQHVPVLVNEDMVGHKLGEFAGTRTYRGHVADKKAKR, from the coding sequence GTGCCACGTTCTCTGAAAAAAGGTCCTTTTATTGATCTTCACCTACTGAAGAAGATCGAAGTGGCGGCGGAAAAGAACGATCGCAAACCAATTAAAACCTGGTCGCGTCGTTCGATGATCCTGCCACAAATGGTCGGTCTGACCATCGCAGTACACAACGGCCGTCAGCACGTCCCAGTTCTCGTGAACGAAGACATGGTTGGCCATAAACTGGGCGAGTTCGCCGGTACCCGCACTTATCGTGGGCACGTGGCTGACAAGAAAGCCAAGCGTTAA
- the rplB gene encoding 50S ribosomal protein L2 yields the protein MAIVKCKPTSPGRRFVVKVVNQELHKGAPHAPLLEKKSKTGGRNNNGRITTRHIGGGHKQHYRMVDFRRNDKDGIVATVERIEYDPNRTAHIALLCYADGERRYIIAPKGVSAGDQLIAGALAPIKPGNALQLRNIPVGSTVHGIELKPGKGAQIARSAGASAQLIAREGVYVTLRLRSGEMRKVLAECRATLGEVSNSEHSLRSLGKAGAKRWRGVRPTVRGVAMNPVDHPHGGGEGRTSGGRHPVSPWGFPTKGAKTRGNKRTDKMIVRRRK from the coding sequence ATGGCAATCGTTAAATGCAAACCGACTTCCCCTGGCCGCCGTTTTGTGGTCAAGGTGGTCAACCAGGAGCTGCATAAAGGCGCTCCTCACGCACCGCTGCTCGAGAAAAAATCGAAGACTGGTGGTCGTAACAACAATGGCCGTATTACCACTCGTCACATCGGTGGTGGTCATAAGCAGCATTACCGTATGGTCGATTTCCGTCGCAACGACAAAGATGGCATCGTCGCCACTGTCGAGCGTATCGAATACGATCCAAACCGTACTGCTCACATCGCACTGCTCTGCTACGCAGACGGCGAGCGCCGCTACATCATCGCCCCTAAAGGCGTGAGTGCTGGCGACCAGCTGATCGCAGGCGCTCTGGCTCCAATCAAGCCAGGCAACGCTCTGCAACTGCGCAACATTCCAGTCGGTTCTACCGTACACGGCATCGAACTGAAGCCAGGTAAAGGCGCACAGATCGCTCGTTCTGCTGGTGCTTCGGCTCAGCTGATCGCTCGTGAAGGCGTGTACGTTACCCTGCGTCTGCGTTCCGGTGAAATGCGTAAAGTCCTGGCTGAATGCCGTGCGACCCTGGGCGAAGTCTCGAACTCCGAGCACAGCCTGCGTTCGCTGGGTAAAGCTGGTGCCAAACGCTGGCGTGGCGTTCGCCCAACCGTTCGTGGTGTTGCCATGAACCCGGTTGACCACCCACATGGTGGTGGTGAAGGTCGTACCTCTGGTGGTCGTCATCCGGTATCGCCATGGGGCTTCCCGACTAAGGGCGCGAAGACTCGTGGTAATAAGCGTACCGACAAAATGATCGTCCGTCGTCGCAAGTAA
- the rplW gene encoding 50S ribosomal protein L23, with amino-acid sequence MNQERVFKVLLGPHVSEKATVLADKKGQFVFKVATDATKLEIKKAVESLFSVKVERVTTLNVLGKSKRTARGLGKRNDWKKAVISLQPGQDLDFSSSAE; translated from the coding sequence ATGAACCAGGAACGCGTATTTAAAGTTCTGCTTGGCCCGCACGTTTCCGAGAAGGCTACGGTTCTGGCAGACAAGAAAGGCCAGTTCGTTTTCAAGGTTGCTACTGATGCAACCAAGCTGGAAATCAAGAAGGCCGTCGAAAGCCTGTTCAGCGTGAAAGTAGAGCGCGTCACTACCCTGAACGTTCTGGGTAAGAGCAAGCGCACTGCTCGCGGTCTGGGCAAGCGTAATGACTGGAAGAAGGCAGTTATCTCCCTTCAGCCAGGCCAAGATCTCGATTTCAGCAGCAGTGCTGAGTAA
- the rplD gene encoding 50S ribosomal protein L4, with protein sequence MQLNVNDAQAIEVSELTFGGEFNETLVHQAVVAYMAGGRQGSKQQKTRSDVRGGGKRPWRQKGTGRARAGTIRSPIWRGGGTTFAARPQDHSQKLNKKMYRAAMRSILAELVRTDRLVVVQDFAIETPKTKDLLGKLNNMSLTDVLIVSDAVDQNLYLAARNLPHVDVRDVQGSDPVSLIAYDKVLITVSAVKKFEELLG encoded by the coding sequence ATGCAATTAAATGTAAATGACGCTCAAGCGATCGAAGTTTCCGAACTGACATTTGGCGGCGAATTCAACGAGACGCTGGTTCACCAAGCAGTCGTGGCCTACATGGCCGGCGGCCGTCAAGGTAGCAAGCAGCAAAAGACCCGTTCCGACGTTCGTGGTGGCGGCAAGCGCCCATGGCGTCAGAAAGGTACTGGCCGTGCTCGTGCCGGTACTATCCGTAGCCCAATCTGGCGTGGCGGCGGTACCACTTTCGCAGCTCGTCCACAGGATCACTCCCAGAAGCTGAACAAGAAGATGTATCGCGCAGCAATGCGTTCCATCCTTGCTGAGCTGGTGCGTACTGATCGTCTGGTCGTGGTTCAGGATTTCGCTATTGAAACTCCGAAAACCAAAGATCTGCTGGGCAAGCTGAACAACATGAGCCTGACCGATGTTCTCATCGTGTCGGACGCTGTTGATCAGAACCTGTACCTGGCTGCTCGTAACCTGCCACACGTAGATGTACGTGACGTGCAAGGTTCCGATCCAGTTAGTCTGATCGCATACGACAAGGTGTTGATCACCGTGTCGGCCGTGAAGAAATTCGAGGAGCTGCTGGGATGA
- the rplC gene encoding 50S ribosomal protein L3 → MTIGVVGRKCGMTRIFTEEGVSIPVTVIEIEPNRVTQFKTEETDGYRAVQVTVGERRASRVTAAQAGHFAKANVAAGRTTMEFRLEEGEYQAGDLINAEIFAAGQLVDVTGQSKGKGFQGTIKRWNFRGQDNTHGNSVSHRVPGSIGQCQTPGRVFKGKKMSGHMGAERVTVQSLEVVRVDAERNLLLVKGAVPGATGGNLVVRPAAKARG, encoded by the coding sequence ATGACTATTGGTGTAGTCGGTCGTAAATGCGGTATGACCCGTATTTTCACCGAAGAAGGTGTCTCCATTCCGGTCACGGTCATTGAGATCGAGCCGAATCGCGTCACCCAGTTCAAAACTGAAGAGACCGATGGCTATCGTGCAGTGCAAGTCACTGTCGGCGAGCGTCGTGCTTCGCGTGTAACAGCAGCTCAGGCTGGCCACTTCGCTAAGGCGAACGTTGCCGCTGGTCGCACTACCATGGAATTCCGTCTTGAAGAAGGCGAGTACCAGGCTGGCGATCTGATCAACGCTGAAATCTTCGCCGCTGGTCAACTGGTTGATGTAACCGGTCAGTCCAAAGGTAAAGGCTTCCAGGGTACGATCAAGCGTTGGAATTTCCGCGGGCAAGATAACACCCACGGTAACTCCGTATCCCACCGCGTCCCAGGCTCTATCGGCCAGTGCCAGACTCCTGGTCGTGTATTCAAGGGCAAAAAAATGTCCGGTCATATGGGCGCTGAGCGCGTGACCGTGCAGTCCCTGGAAGTAGTGCGCGTGGACGCTGAACGCAATCTGTTGTTGGTCAAGGGCGCTGTTCCTGGCGCTACTGGCGGCAACCTGGTTGTACGTCCAGCAGCCAAGGCTCGCGGTTAA
- the rpsJ gene encoding 30S ribosomal protein S10, whose amino-acid sequence MQNQQIRIRLKAFDHRLIDQSTQEIVETAKRTGAQVRGPIPLPTRKERFTVLVSPHVNKDARDQYEIRTHKRVLDIVQPTDKTVDALMKLDLAAGVEVQISLG is encoded by the coding sequence ATGCAAAATCAGCAAATCCGTATCAGGTTGAAGGCTTTTGACCATCGCCTGATCGACCAATCAACCCAGGAAATCGTGGAAACCGCGAAACGTACTGGTGCTCAAGTGCGTGGTCCAATTCCACTGCCTACCCGTAAAGAGCGGTTCACCGTTCTGGTTTCCCCGCACGTCAACAAAGACGCGCGTGACCAGTACGAAATCCGCACTCATAAGCGCGTTCTGGACATCGTCCAGCCAACGGATAAAACCGTTGATGCTCTTATGAAGCTTGATCTTGCGGCCGGTGTGGAAGTGCAGATCAGCCTCGGCTAA
- the tuf gene encoding elongation factor Tu, whose translation MAKEKFDRSLPHVNVGTIGHVDHGKTTLTAALTRVCSEVFGSAVVEFDKIDSAPEEKARGITINTAHVEYNSLIRHYAHVDCPGHADYVKNMITGAAQMDGAILVCSAADGPMPQTREHILLSRQVGVPYIVVFLNKADLVDDAELLELVEMEVRDLLSTYDFPGDDTPIIIGSARMALEGKDDNEMGTTAVKKLVETLDSYIPEPVRMIDKPFLMPIEDVFSISGRGTVVTGRIERGIVRVQDALEIVGLRDTTTTTCTGVEMFRKLLDEGRAGENCGVLLRGTKRDDVERGQVLVKPGSVKPHTKFTAEVYVLSKEEGGRHTPFFKGYRPQFYFRTTDVTGNCELPEGVEMVMPGDNIQMTVTLIKTIAMEDGLRFAIREGGRTVGAGVVAKIIE comes from the coding sequence GTGGCTAAAGAAAAATTTGATCGTTCCCTACCGCACGTCAACGTTGGCACCATCGGTCACGTTGACCACGGTAAAACCACTCTGACCGCTGCTCTGACTCGCGTCTGCTCCGAAGTTTTCGGTTCGGCCGTAGTTGAATTCGACAAGATCGACAGCGCTCCAGAAGAAAAAGCTCGCGGTATCACCATCAACACCGCACACGTTGAGTACAACTCGCTGATCCGTCACTACGCTCACGTTGACTGCCCAGGTCACGCTGACTATGTGAAGAACATGATCACCGGTGCTGCTCAAATGGACGGCGCTATCCTGGTTTGCTCGGCCGCTGATGGTCCGATGCCACAAACCCGTGAGCACATCCTGCTGTCCCGTCAGGTAGGCGTTCCGTACATCGTGGTTTTCCTGAACAAGGCTGACCTGGTAGACGACGCTGAGCTGCTGGAACTGGTTGAGATGGAAGTTCGCGACCTGCTGTCCACCTACGACTTCCCGGGCGATGACACTCCAATCATCATCGGTTCGGCTCGTATGGCGCTGGAAGGCAAAGACGACAACGAGATGGGCACCACTGCCGTCAAGAAACTGGTTGAAACTCTGGACAGCTACATCCCAGAACCAGTTCGTATGATCGACAAGCCATTCCTGATGCCAATCGAAGACGTATTCTCGATCTCGGGTCGTGGTACTGTTGTGACTGGTCGTATCGAGCGCGGTATCGTTCGCGTTCAAGATGCACTGGAAATCGTTGGTCTGCGCGACACCACCACCACCACCTGCACCGGTGTTGAAATGTTCCGCAAGCTGCTCGACGAAGGTCGTGCTGGCGAGAACTGCGGCGTTCTGCTGCGTGGTACCAAGCGTGACGACGTTGAGCGTGGTCAGGTTCTGGTCAAGCCAGGTTCGGTTAAGCCGCACACCAAGTTCACCGCAGAAGTTTACGTTCTGAGCAAGGAAGAAGGCGGTCGTCACACTCCGTTCTTCAAAGGCTACCGTCCACAGTTCTACTTCCGTACTACTGACGTGACTGGTAACTGCGAGCTGCCAGAAGGCGTTGAAATGGTAATGCCAGGTGACAACATTCAGATGACTGTTACCCTGATCAAAACCATCGCGATGGAAGACGGTCTGCGTTTCGCTATCCGTGAAGGCGGTCGTACCGTCGGCGCTGGCGTTGTAGCCAAAATCATCGAGTAA